Proteins found in one Neodiprion lecontei isolate iyNeoLeco1 chromosome 6, iyNeoLeco1.1, whole genome shotgun sequence genomic segment:
- the LOC107219956 gene encoding adenosine kinase isoform X1: MSDERLLAEAIRSLKTPAIAGFGNPLLDIFVTLNSDDMLNKYSLKVDGEEELPADKIQQLINELPSESEQNISPGGCAQNTIRVIQWLCGGQSGPQLGLFCGGLGNDSRGKILQDMVRAIGIDARYAIHPDLPTGVCVSMVKRPWRSLVANLGAASVYTLDNLAQHDLPLNSLKIIYIEGFFITHSFDVALELVKLARDKGITVAFNISGEYIFQEHQVAICDMVGLSGIVFGNAREMTALARVLNLQFNNVQEIPFLLNNLKRVTVGASSKNDGNWLSDEGIIVMTQGGKSPAIVVWGEGESAQITFQVLPEIPENPVLDTTGAGDSLVAGFLLGALVGRSPKACLKLGCKVASMIVTRVGVTFPESIPAHLLQ; this comes from the exons atgaGTGACGAACGATTACTGGCCGAGGCCATTCGATCTTTGAAAACCCCGGCTATCGCAGGCTTCGGCAATCCGTTGTTGGACATATTTGTAACATTGAACAGCGATGATATGTTGAATAAATATAGCCTAAAAGTCGACGGAGAGGAAGAACTACCCGCAGACAAAATACAACAACTTATCAATGAACTTCCTTCAGA ATCAGAGCAAAATATCAGTCCTGGAGGCTGTGCTCAGAATACAATCAGAGTTATTCAATGGTTGTGTGGTGGACAGAGTGGACCGCAACTGGGATTGTTCTGTGGAGGACTTGGAAATGATTCTCGGGGGAAAATACTCCAAGACATGGTTCGAGCAATAGGAATTGATGCTCG CTATGCAATTCACCCTGATCTACCAACTGGTGTTTGCGTATCAATGGTAAAGAGACCATGGCGGAGCCTCGTAGCAAATTTAGGTGCTGCTAGTGTGTATACTTTGGATAATCTGGCGCAGCATGATTTGCCGTTAAATtcactgaaaataatttatatcgaAGGATTCTTTATAACGCATAGTTTTGACGTTGCTTTGGAGTTGGTGAAATTGGCTCGAGATAAGGGTATTACTGTAGCATTCAATATCAGTGGCGAATATATCTTCCAG GAGCATCAAGTTGCCATTTGTGATATGGTTGGTTTGTCCGGAATTGTATTTGGTAATGCCAGAGAGATGACAGCTTTGGCTCGCGTATTAAATCTCCAGTTCAACAATGTTCAGGAGATCCCATTCCTTctaaacaatttgaaaaggGTCACAGTTGGTGCATCTAGTAAGAATGATGGCAACTGGTTGTCAGATGAGGGTATCATTGTGATGACTCAAGGTGGAAAATCTCCTGCCATCGTCGTTTGGGGAGAGGGTGAATCTGCACAG ATAACGTTTCAGGTTCTACCCGAAATTCCTGAAAACCCTGTACTGGATACAACAGGTGCGGGTGACTCATTGGTGGCTGGTTTTCTGCTCGGTGCTTTAGTTGGACGTAGTCCAAAGGCATGCTTGAAATTGGGCTGTAAAGTAGCAAGCATGATCGTTACTAGAGTTGGCGTAACCTTTCCAGAATCAATACCGGCCCATTTACtacaataa
- the LOC107219958 gene encoding uncharacterized protein LOC107219958 produces the protein MTISDGLIRSIFISAIFSLSYSVTLNERGVRWLALGDEITEDQRRMENMKIVRYNTSYPISTTSEIFYSTKNDMRINYIVVAASAMKGFVSVEKGGIGQKWVTIKYTSENGSQDQLEVLIESYKSEPSLIVKDNSAKTLTTVIVMDEIRNWTEQILRYVAENSNTIDEYP, from the exons ATGACGATCAGCGATGGATTGATTCGGTCCATTTTCATCTCCGCGATATTCAGCCTGTCGTATTCTGTCACGTTAAACGAACG GGGTGTAAGGTGGCTAGCACTGGGGGATGAAATAACGGAGGATCAACGGCGGatggaaaatatgaaaatagtgaGATACAATACGAGCTACCCGATATCGACTACGTCCGAAATTTTCTACAGTACGAAAAACGACATGAGGATAAATTACATCGTTGTAGCGGCGTCTGCGATGAAGGGATTCGTTAGTGTGGAGAAGGGGGGAATTGGCCAGAAATGGGTGACGATAAAATACACGAGCGAAAACGGATCTCAAGACCAGTTGGAGGTCTTAATCGAGTCTTACAAAAGCGAGCCAAGTTTGATCGTCAAAGACAACTCGGCAAAGACTTTGACAACCGTGATCGTTATGGACGAAATCAGGAATTGGACCGAACAAATTTTACGATACGTTGCAGAAAATTCTAATACGATCGATGAATACCCGTGA
- the LOC107219956 gene encoding adenosine kinase isoform X2, with product MSDERLLAEAIRSLKTPAIAGFGNPLLDIFVTLNSDDMLNKYSLKVDGEEELPADKIQQLINELPSESEQNISPGGCAQNTIRVIQWLCGGQSGPQLGLFCGGLGNDSRGKILQDMVRAIGIDARYAIHPDLPTGVCVSMVKRPWRSLVANLGAASVYTLDNLAQHDLPLNSLKIIYIEGFFITHSFDVALELVKLARDKGITVAFNISGEYIFQEHQVAICDMVGLSGIVFGNAREMTALARVLNLQFNNVQEIPFLLNNLKRVTVGASSKNDGNWLSDEGIIVMTQGGKSPAIVVWGEGESAQVLPEIPENPVLDTTGAGDSLVAGFLLGALVGRSPKACLKLGCKVASMIVTRVGVTFPESIPAHLLQ from the exons atgaGTGACGAACGATTACTGGCCGAGGCCATTCGATCTTTGAAAACCCCGGCTATCGCAGGCTTCGGCAATCCGTTGTTGGACATATTTGTAACATTGAACAGCGATGATATGTTGAATAAATATAGCCTAAAAGTCGACGGAGAGGAAGAACTACCCGCAGACAAAATACAACAACTTATCAATGAACTTCCTTCAGA ATCAGAGCAAAATATCAGTCCTGGAGGCTGTGCTCAGAATACAATCAGAGTTATTCAATGGTTGTGTGGTGGACAGAGTGGACCGCAACTGGGATTGTTCTGTGGAGGACTTGGAAATGATTCTCGGGGGAAAATACTCCAAGACATGGTTCGAGCAATAGGAATTGATGCTCG CTATGCAATTCACCCTGATCTACCAACTGGTGTTTGCGTATCAATGGTAAAGAGACCATGGCGGAGCCTCGTAGCAAATTTAGGTGCTGCTAGTGTGTATACTTTGGATAATCTGGCGCAGCATGATTTGCCGTTAAATtcactgaaaataatttatatcgaAGGATTCTTTATAACGCATAGTTTTGACGTTGCTTTGGAGTTGGTGAAATTGGCTCGAGATAAGGGTATTACTGTAGCATTCAATATCAGTGGCGAATATATCTTCCAG GAGCATCAAGTTGCCATTTGTGATATGGTTGGTTTGTCCGGAATTGTATTTGGTAATGCCAGAGAGATGACAGCTTTGGCTCGCGTATTAAATCTCCAGTTCAACAATGTTCAGGAGATCCCATTCCTTctaaacaatttgaaaaggGTCACAGTTGGTGCATCTAGTAAGAATGATGGCAACTGGTTGTCAGATGAGGGTATCATTGTGATGACTCAAGGTGGAAAATCTCCTGCCATCGTCGTTTGGGGAGAGGGTGAATCTGCACAG GTTCTACCCGAAATTCCTGAAAACCCTGTACTGGATACAACAGGTGCGGGTGACTCATTGGTGGCTGGTTTTCTGCTCGGTGCTTTAGTTGGACGTAGTCCAAAGGCATGCTTGAAATTGGGCTGTAAAGTAGCAAGCATGATCGTTACTAGAGTTGGCGTAACCTTTCCAGAATCAATACCGGCCCATTTACtacaataa
- the LOC107219953 gene encoding zinc finger matrin-type protein 2 — MSSTRPDDHRRKWNREEYERIALQRLQDEIAEEDLGIPKQPAVKRELLKQRDYKVDLESKLGKSVVINKNTPSSQTGGYYCNVCDCVVKDSINFLDHINGTKHQRNLGMSMKIERSSLDQVKARFAHNKKKLEEKKKDYDLEQRVKELKEEEEKIKEYRKEKRKDRKRKLDEANEDDAGPSDEMAAVMGFSGFGSKKK; from the exons ATGTCCTCTACG cgTCCTGACGATCATCGTCGGAAGTGGAATAGGGAGGAATATGAACGTATAGCGCTACAAAGGCTTCAAGATGAGATTGCCGAAGAGGACTTGGGTATTCCTAAACAGCCAGCGGTTAAAAGAGAGCTGCTCAAACAGCGTGATTACAAGGTTGATCTTGaatcaaaacttggaaaaagTGTTGTcatcaataaaaatacaccATCATCGCAGACTGGagg ATATTATTGCAATGTCTGCGACTGTGTCGTTAAAGACTCCATCAACTTTTTGGATCACATTAATGGCACGAAAC ATCAACGTAACTTGGGAATGTCCATGAAAATTGAACGCTCATCATTGGATCAAGTTAAAGCGAGGTTCGCTCAcaacaaaaagaaattggaagaaaaaaagaaagattacGACCTTGAACAGAGAGTAAAGGAATTGAAAGAAGAG gaagaaaaaatcaaggaATATCGAAAAGAGAAGAGGAAAGATCGGAAGCGGAAGTTAGACGAGGCCAATGAGGACGACGCAGGACCTTCTGATGAAATGGCTGCAGTTATGGGATTTTCTGGCTTtggctcaaaaaaaaagtga